One Eubacteriales bacterium mix99 genomic window carries:
- the mreD gene encoding rod shape-determining protein MreD, with the protein MKICTIAAILLGNVILQSALLPFLQIVGIQPDTLLILTTCFALLGGGNAGMLAGFFGGLLQDVLYGHSIGVNALQYMIIGYLIGLLYDKVFVDKIFVPLFVVFIGSLLRGMMMMLYLYFNRAGMPMYFGFARVIVPEALYTAVFMPLIFRWMSLLYQQRFMSRKWHFRRI; encoded by the coding sequence ATGAAGATTTGCACCATAGCAGCAATTTTGCTGGGGAATGTCATTCTGCAGTCTGCCTTGCTCCCGTTTTTACAGATTGTCGGCATCCAGCCGGATACCCTTTTAATTCTTACGACATGCTTTGCTCTCCTGGGAGGCGGCAACGCCGGAATGTTGGCTGGCTTTTTCGGAGGTCTGCTGCAGGATGTTTTGTATGGGCATTCCATTGGAGTGAATGCCCTTCAGTATATGATAATCGGCTACCTGATCGGCTTATTGTATGATAAGGTTTTTGTAGACAAGATCTTTGTCCCTCTGTTTGTCGTTTTTATTGGTTCCCTGCTCCGGGGGATGATGATGATGCTGTATTTATATTTCAACCGGGCAGGTATGCCCATGTATTTTGGGTTTGCCCGGGTGATTGTGCCGGAAGCCCTTTACACGGCAGTTTTTATGCCGTTGATCTTTCGATGGATGTCCTTGCTTTATCAGCAGAGGTTTATGAGCCGAAAATGGCATTTCCGGAGAATTTAG
- the mreC gene encoding rod shape-determining protein MreC, with protein sequence MPQFFKRKPLAVAIFLAVLLSVLAIVTSGQRVKLTALEGAVGEVVTPVQGFMYRIATSVSKLFRSIGERRQLTAKYEELKDRVAQLEQQQLKMDETVRENERLRTLLDFKEDRDLFTVTGVRITGKDPGNWFNTLTADKGSKDGITVNMAVVTDKGLIGRVTDVGSHWSKVRTIVDGQSSVSALIERTRDNGMVKGNNTLTFEDGLCQMINLPLDSDVVIGDRIITSGLDGIFPKGINIGEVMEVSSEKRETYKTAIVKPDADFLRIEEVLVIRRVNE encoded by the coding sequence TTGCCCCAGTTCTTTAAACGGAAGCCGCTGGCAGTTGCCATTTTTCTGGCAGTTCTGTTGAGTGTACTGGCCATTGTTACTTCGGGACAGCGGGTGAAGCTTACCGCATTGGAAGGTGCGGTAGGTGAGGTGGTCACCCCTGTCCAGGGCTTTATGTATCGGATTGCAACCTCCGTGTCGAAGCTTTTTCGTTCCATTGGAGAGCGAAGGCAGCTGACAGCAAAGTATGAAGAGCTGAAGGACAGGGTGGCTCAGCTGGAACAGCAGCAGTTGAAGATGGATGAAACCGTTCGGGAGAACGAACGGCTGAGGACTCTGCTGGATTTTAAGGAAGATCGGGATCTGTTCACGGTTACCGGCGTTCGGATCACAGGCAAAGACCCTGGAAACTGGTTCAATACGCTGACAGCTGACAAGGGTTCCAAAGATGGTATTACCGTCAACATGGCTGTGGTGACGGACAAGGGCCTGATCGGAAGAGTAACCGATGTGGGGAGCCATTGGTCCAAGGTCCGGACCATAGTGGATGGACAGAGCTCTGTGAGTGCCCTGATCGAGCGGACCCGGGACAATGGCATGGTGAAGGGAAATAACACTCTGACCTTTGAAGATGGCTTGTGTCAGATGATCAACCTTCCGCTGGATTCGGATGTTGTGATAGGCGATCGGATCATTACATCCGGTCTGGATGGAATCTTTCCAAAGGGGATCAATATCGGAGAGGTCATGGAGGTGTCTTCGGAGAAACGGGAAACGTACAAAACCGCAATTGTAAAACCGGATGCCGACTTTCTGCGGATTGAAGAAGTATTGGTGATCCGCAGGGTGAACGAATGA
- a CDS encoding rod shape-determining protein, with amino-acid sequence MGLFNIFSRELGIDLGTANTLVQVKGKGIVIREPSVVAIRSDTKQVLAVGEEAKRMIGRTPGNIVAIRPMKDGVIADFDITQEMLQYFIRKAIPRSLPFHPRVVVCVPSGVTEVEKRAVDEATRSAGAKDAYLVEEPMAAAIGAGLPVQEPTGSMVVDIGGGTCEVAIISLGGIVTSRSIRIGGNKMDEAIISYIKKEYNLMIGDRTSEDIKITIGSAFPREQEESMDVRGRDLVTGLPKTLKITSTEILDALREPIGSIIEAIKLTLEKTPPELAADIMDKGIMLTGGGALLDGLDELVRQETGMPVQIADSPLDCVAVGAGKVLEEIETLKRVAISTKGIR; translated from the coding sequence ATGGGGCTTTTTAATATATTTTCAAGAGAACTGGGGATTGATCTGGGGACTGCAAACACATTGGTGCAGGTAAAGGGCAAGGGCATCGTGATACGCGAACCGTCCGTTGTAGCCATACGCAGTGATACCAAGCAGGTTCTGGCCGTTGGGGAAGAGGCCAAGAGAATGATCGGGAGGACGCCCGGCAATATTGTGGCAATTCGCCCAATGAAGGATGGGGTGATTGCGGATTTTGACATTACGCAGGAAATGCTGCAGTATTTTATCCGCAAAGCCATTCCCAGATCTCTGCCGTTTCATCCTCGGGTCGTTGTCTGCGTACCTTCCGGAGTGACGGAGGTGGAAAAAAGGGCAGTGGATGAAGCCACCCGTTCCGCAGGCGCAAAGGATGCCTATCTGGTAGAAGAGCCAATGGCCGCAGCCATCGGGGCCGGACTGCCTGTTCAGGAGCCCACGGGAAGCATGGTGGTGGATATCGGCGGAGGCACCTGTGAGGTTGCCATTATATCCCTTGGCGGCATCGTAACCAGCCGCTCCATCCGTATCGGCGGCAATAAAATGGATGAAGCCATTATTTCCTATATTAAAAAGGAATATAACCTGATGATCGGAGACAGGACATCCGAAGACATCAAGATTACCATCGGTTCCGCCTTTCCCAGGGAGCAGGAGGAAAGTATGGATGTCCGCGGACGGGATCTGGTGACCGGTCTGCCCAAGACCCTGAAGATTACATCCACGGAAATCCTGGATGCGCTTCGGGAGCCAATCGGCAGCATCATTGAAGCCATCAAGCTGACTTTGGAAAAGACGCCTCCGGAACTGGCCGCAGACATCATGGACAAGGGAATCATGCTAACAGGCGGAGGAGCTTTGCTGGACGGACTGGATGAACTGGTACGGCAGGAAACCGGAATGCCGGTTCAGATTGCCGACAGTCCTCTTGATTGCGTTGCCGTAGGCGCCGGAAAGGTTCTGGAGGAGATTGAGACACTGAAAAGAGTGGCTATATCCACAAAGGGTATCAGATAG
- a CDS encoding Maf family protein, translating to MSSLICLPKQVVLASASPRRRELLGQMGIRFTVVPSSLKEDPPSGDALEYVCRLAGQKARDSAGRISEDALVIGADTAVVKNGKILGKPRNGREAVGMLQFLQGGWHDVVTGVALIDRRLDYMDLSHACTHVEMIHLDRQQIQKYIDSGEYADKAGGYGIQGMAAAFIPRIEGCYFNVVGLPVALLYTMLLRYTSCIKSRGRVIETDTIGNNH from the coding sequence ATGAGTTCACTGATTTGCCTTCCGAAACAGGTTGTTCTGGCCTCTGCATCGCCCAGGAGAAGGGAATTGCTGGGGCAGATGGGGATTCGGTTTACGGTTGTTCCCAGTTCCCTGAAGGAGGATCCTCCTTCAGGAGACGCTTTGGAATATGTGTGCCGCCTTGCAGGACAAAAAGCCAGGGATTCGGCAGGACGGATATCAGAGGACGCTCTTGTCATCGGAGCGGATACCGCAGTGGTAAAGAACGGTAAGATTCTGGGCAAACCCAGGAATGGCAGGGAGGCTGTCGGCATGCTGCAATTCCTTCAGGGCGGCTGGCATGATGTGGTGACCGGTGTGGCGCTGATCGACCGGCGATTGGATTATATGGATCTGTCCCATGCATGTACCCATGTGGAAATGATACATCTGGACAGACAGCAGATACAGAAATATATTGACAGCGGGGAATATGCCGATAAGGCAGGAGGATATGGCATACAGGGCATGGCTGCAGCTTTTATTCCCAGAATAGAAGGGTGTTATTTCAATGTGGTTGGCCTGCCGGTTGCTTTGCTTTATACCATGCTGTTACGATATACTTCCTGTATAAAATCGCGGGGCAGGGTTATCGAAACCGATACTATCGGCAATAATCACTAG
- a CDS encoding DUF4321 domain-containing protein, with the protein MRRAGGRGTGRLFLFLLCGIIIGTIAGHILSLYVDQPIFTHTVALGTEAPLKLDMTVFTLTLGFTLNINFGTAIGLIIGLALYFRS; encoded by the coding sequence ATGCGTAGAGCAGGTGGAAGAGGAACTGGCAGGCTTTTTTTGTTTTTATTGTGCGGTATTATTATAGGGACAATTGCGGGCCACATCTTATCTTTGTACGTGGATCAGCCGATCTTTACGCATACGGTCGCTTTAGGCACGGAGGCACCTCTGAAGCTTGATATGACGGTATTTACCCTTACGCTTGGTTTTACCCTGAATATTAACTTTGGTACGGCAATTGGCCTGATTATTGGCTTGGCGCTGTATTTTCGCTCATGA
- a CDS encoding alpha/beta-type small acid-soluble spore protein — MANNRSSNRSSGAFDNMKYEVANEIGVTLNKEYNGNLPSRDAGRIGGTIVKKVFADYRNNHPQQ; from the coding sequence GTGGCCAATAACCGTTCAAGCAATCGCAGCTCCGGTGCTTTCGACAACATGAAATATGAAGTTGCCAATGAGATTGGTGTTACCTTAAACAAGGAATATAACGGGAATCTTCCTTCCAGAGATGCCGGCCGTATTGGAGGCACTATCGTAAAGAAGGTGTTCGCTGATTACAGAAACAACCATCCTCAACAGTAA
- a CDS encoding DUF421 domain-containing protein: MIISFIRAFILYAVIVVGMRLMGKRQLGQLQPFELVVALMIADLASVPMQDIGKPLLSGILPILALLLAELTLSFLNLKSERVRSFICGSPCFLIEHGKINFNEMKKQRMNLNDLLEQLRTNNIPNPADVEYAILETGGQLNIIPKAEKRPATPEDLNIAVPKNGIPITLILDGHINHKNLKTANRDMAWLNQQLKDRNLRAGDVFLASLDAGNRLDIQPRERGEGQ, translated from the coding sequence ATGATAATTTCCTTTATCCGTGCTTTTATTCTATATGCCGTTATCGTTGTAGGCATGAGGCTCATGGGAAAACGACAGCTGGGACAGCTTCAGCCCTTCGAACTGGTTGTGGCATTGATGATAGCCGATCTGGCATCCGTACCCATGCAGGACATCGGCAAGCCGCTGCTCAGCGGCATTCTGCCCATCCTGGCCCTGCTCCTTGCAGAACTGACTCTGTCCTTTCTCAACCTGAAAAGTGAGCGGGTCCGGTCGTTTATATGCGGCTCACCCTGTTTTCTCATTGAGCACGGAAAGATAAACTTCAACGAAATGAAAAAACAGAGAATGAACCTGAACGATCTTCTGGAGCAGCTGCGAACCAATAATATTCCCAATCCGGCCGATGTAGAATACGCCATTCTGGAAACCGGAGGTCAACTGAATATCATTCCCAAAGCCGAAAAACGGCCGGCAACGCCCGAAGATCTGAACATTGCCGTGCCCAAAAACGGGATCCCCATTACCCTGATCCTGGACGGACATATTAACCATAAGAACCTGAAAACAGCAAATCGGGATATGGCATGGCTGAACCAGCAGCTGAAAGACAGAAATCTCCGTGCCGGGGACGTATTCCTTGCCAGTCTGGATGCCGGGAACCGTCTGGATATCCAACCCCGGGAAAGGGGGGAAGGTCAATGA
- a CDS encoding DUF4363 family protein — protein sequence MKPVLMVILPLVVIIALGMFCQNILQNDADKLSLQLERLESNVGDKDWEKAESHVKQIDKIWKPTRFVWQILIDHAEVDRIDESLVRAKKYVSLKEQTDSLIEISVLRQMFLHLPEKEKPNIENIF from the coding sequence ATGAAACCTGTTCTGATGGTAATTCTCCCGCTGGTCGTGATTATTGCACTGGGGATGTTCTGCCAGAATATTCTGCAGAATGATGCAGATAAACTGTCACTTCAACTGGAAAGACTGGAGAGCAATGTCGGGGATAAAGACTGGGAAAAAGCAGAATCCCATGTAAAGCAGATTGACAAAATATGGAAACCCACCCGCTTTGTATGGCAGATTCTGATCGACCATGCCGAAGTGGACCGGATCGACGAATCCCTCGTCCGGGCCAAAAAATACGTATCGTTAAAAGAGCAGACAGACTCCCTTATCGAAATATCCGTCCTTCGGCAAATGTTTCTTCACTTACCGGAAAAAGAGAAGCCGAATATTGAAAATATTTTCTGA
- the uvrA gene encoding excinuclease ABC subunit UvrA, whose amino-acid sequence MSKDVLYIKGAREHNLKNINLSIPRDKLVVFTGLSGSGKSSLAFDTIYAEGQRRYVESLSSYARQFLGLMEKPDVDYIEGLSPAISIDQKSTSHNPRSTVGTVTEIYDYLRLLFARIGVPHCPKCGREIHRQSIDQMVDAIMKLQNRSRIQLLAPVVRGRKGEHIKLLENIRRDGYVRVRVDGEMRELSDDIRLEKNKKHTIEVVVDRLIVKDGIQQRLSDSLETVLALSNGLAIVDVIDGKEILFSQNYACPHCGISIEEMNPRMFSFNTPYGACDACDGLGVMMDIDPSLIVPNTDLPLAEGAIVAPGWNMTNGDNVAKMYLRGLAKHDGFRLKTPVRDLDEKFVDRILYGTKGEKIKFHYTRGYGSGTFTAPFEGIIPNLERRYRESQSRYVKEGIESLMSTKPCPKCAGARLRPESLAVTVNDVNIDEVTRMPIRKALDFLQNLQLSETDQLISRQIRKELQARLKFLVDVGLDYLTLSRSASTLSGGESQRIRLATQIGSGLVGVLYILDEPSIGLHQRDNKRLIRTLKNLRDLGNTLIVVEHDEETMLESDYLVDIGPGPGVHGGHVVAAGTPKEVMENPDSITGQYLSGKKRIAVPSKRRKSNGKWLKITGARENNLKNIQAKFPLGVFTCVTGVSGSGKSSLVNGILYKVLARDLNRAKTRPGKFDSIQGTEYLDKVINIDQSPIGRTPRSNPATYTGVFDLVRQVFAMTNEAKIRGYKNGRFSFNVKGGRCEACHGDGILKIEMHFLPDVYVPCEVCKGKRYNRETLEVKYKGKNVADVLDMTVESALEFFKNIPRLKRKLKTLYDVGLGYIKLGQSSTTLSGGEAQRVKLANELSRRSTGKTLYILDEPTTGLHTADVQKLIAILQRLTEEGNTVVVIEHNLDVIKTADYILDLGPEGGDNGGQVIATGTPEEVAGKETSYTGQFLKKVLTGD is encoded by the coding sequence ATGAGTAAGGATGTACTGTACATCAAAGGTGCGCGTGAGCACAATCTGAAAAATATAAACCTGTCCATTCCCAGAGATAAGCTTGTCGTTTTTACCGGCCTGAGCGGATCCGGAAAATCGTCCCTGGCATTTGACACGATATATGCGGAGGGGCAGCGCCGGTATGTGGAGTCTCTTTCCTCTTATGCCCGGCAGTTTCTGGGACTCATGGAAAAACCGGATGTGGACTATATTGAAGGGCTGTCCCCTGCCATATCCATCGACCAAAAGTCGACCAGCCATAACCCCCGGTCCACAGTAGGGACCGTAACGGAGATTTATGACTATCTGCGGCTGCTGTTTGCAAGAATTGGTGTTCCGCATTGTCCCAAATGCGGGCGGGAGATTCACCGGCAGTCCATTGACCAGATGGTGGATGCGATTATGAAGCTGCAGAACCGCAGCCGCATTCAGCTGCTGGCTCCTGTGGTACGTGGCAGAAAAGGCGAGCACATCAAGCTTCTGGAGAATATCCGCCGGGACGGGTATGTCCGGGTCCGCGTGGATGGTGAAATGCGGGAGCTTTCCGATGACATCCGGTTGGAAAAGAACAAAAAGCATACCATAGAGGTGGTTGTGGATCGTCTTATTGTAAAGGACGGCATTCAGCAGCGCTTATCGGATTCCCTGGAAACGGTCCTGGCTTTGAGCAATGGTCTTGCCATAGTGGATGTGATTGACGGAAAAGAGATTCTTTTCAGCCAGAATTATGCCTGCCCCCATTGCGGCATCAGCATTGAGGAAATGAATCCCAGGATGTTTTCCTTCAACACTCCCTATGGGGCCTGTGATGCCTGCGATGGACTGGGTGTCATGATGGACATTGATCCGTCCCTTATCGTGCCCAATACGGACTTGCCCCTGGCGGAAGGCGCCATAGTGGCTCCGGGCTGGAACATGACCAACGGGGACAATGTGGCGAAGATGTATCTCAGGGGCTTGGCAAAGCACGACGGATTTCGCCTGAAAACACCTGTCCGGGATCTGGATGAAAAGTTTGTGGATCGGATCCTGTATGGAACCAAAGGAGAAAAAATCAAGTTCCACTATACCAGGGGGTATGGCTCGGGGACCTTTACCGCACCTTTTGAGGGCATCATTCCCAATCTGGAGCGACGCTACCGGGAGAGCCAGTCCCGATATGTAAAGGAAGGAATCGAATCCCTGATGAGCACAAAGCCCTGCCCGAAGTGCGCCGGCGCCCGTCTGCGTCCGGAGTCCCTGGCAGTCACCGTGAATGATGTCAATATCGACGAAGTAACCAGAATGCCGATCCGGAAAGCATTGGACTTTTTACAGAATTTGCAGCTGTCGGAAACGGATCAGCTGATTTCGCGTCAGATTCGGAAAGAACTGCAGGCCAGGCTGAAGTTTCTGGTGGATGTGGGCCTGGACTATCTGACACTGTCCCGATCCGCCTCCACTTTGTCCGGAGGCGAGTCCCAGAGAATTCGTCTGGCCACCCAGATTGGATCCGGTCTGGTGGGGGTGCTATATATTCTGGACGAACCCAGCATCGGCCTTCATCAGAGAGATAACAAAAGGCTGATCCGGACACTGAAGAATCTGCGGGATCTGGGCAATACGCTGATTGTCGTGGAGCATGACGAGGAGACCATGCTGGAATCCGACTATCTGGTCGATATCGGGCCGGGGCCCGGAGTTCACGGAGGCCATGTTGTTGCCGCGGGTACTCCCAAAGAGGTGATGGAGAACCCGGATTCCATAACCGGTCAGTACCTGAGCGGGAAGAAGCGCATTGCAGTGCCCTCCAAAAGAAGGAAGTCAAATGGAAAATGGCTGAAAATAACCGGAGCGAGGGAAAATAATCTGAAAAATATCCAGGCGAAATTCCCATTGGGTGTCTTTACCTGTGTCACCGGTGTTTCCGGATCCGGAAAGAGTTCTCTGGTGAACGGGATTCTCTATAAGGTTCTGGCAAGGGATCTGAATCGGGCCAAAACCCGGCCCGGAAAGTTTGACTCCATACAGGGAACGGAGTATCTGGATAAGGTCATCAATATTGATCAGTCTCCCATTGGACGAACGCCAAGGTCCAATCCTGCCACGTATACCGGCGTGTTTGACCTGGTACGGCAGGTATTTGCCATGACCAACGAGGCGAAAATCCGGGGCTATAAAAACGGACGGTTCAGTTTCAATGTGAAGGGCGGCCGCTGTGAAGCCTGCCATGGGGACGGTATCCTGAAAATTGAAATGCATTTCCTGCCGGATGTATATGTTCCCTGTGAGGTCTGCAAGGGAAAGCGATACAACCGGGAGACGCTGGAGGTAAAGTATAAGGGGAAAAACGTTGCTGATGTACTGGATATGACAGTGGAGTCGGCACTGGAATTCTTCAAAAACATTCCCAGACTGAAGAGAAAGCTGAAAACCCTGTATGATGTGGGGTTGGGCTATATCAAGCTTGGGCAGTCCTCCACCACCCTGTCCGGCGGGGAAGCCCAGCGGGTAAAGCTGGCCAATGAGCTGAGTCGCCGCAGTACGGGAAAGACCCTGTATATCCTGGATGAGCCGACCACCGGACTGCATACTGCCGATGTGCAGAAGCTGATTGCCATTCTCCAGCGGCTTACAGAAGAGGGGAATACCGTTGTGGTCATCGAACACAATCTGGATGTCATCAAAACCGCGGATTATATCCTGGACCTTGGCCCGGAGGGCGGGGACAACGGAGGGCAGGTGATTGCCACCGGGACCCCGGAAGAGGTGGCCGGGAAGGAAACCAGTTACACCGGCCAATTTTTAAAAAAAGTGCTGACGGGAGATTAA
- the uvrB gene encoding excinuclease ABC subunit UvrB — translation MKFVIKSDMKPQGDQPQAIEQLSEGIRKGKKDQTLLGITGSGKTFTMANVIERVQKPTLVLAHNKTLAAQLCNEFREIFPDNAVEYFVSYYDYYQPEAYVPSSDTYIEKDASINDEIDKLRHSATSALFERRDVIVVSSVSCIYGLGNPKEYRDLTLSLRPGMVKDRNEVLKKLVDIQYERNDVNFIRGTFRVRGDVVEIFPANSSERAIRVEFFGDEIDRITEIDTVTGEILGYLSHAAIFPASHYASSREHIENAIGSIEKDLEEQVARFREQDKLLEAQRLLQRTNFDIEMMREIGYCNGIENYSRYMDGRSPGEPPYTLLDYFPKDFLLFADESHVTLPQVRAMYAGDRSRKETLVDYGFRLPAAFDNRPLKFEEFCSKLNQAIFVSATPGPYELQMSSGVVEQIIRPTGLVDPEVRVMPVEGQIDHLLGEIRKRAERKERVLITTLTKKMAESLTDFLKEMNVKVRYLHSDVKTIERMEIIRDLRKGVFDVLVGINLLREGLDLPEVSLVAILDADKEGFLRSQTSLIQTIGRAARNTAGTVIMYADRITDSMRYAIDETNRRRKMQMDYNRQHGITPRTIKKSIHDTIEVTKAAEAHSAYGIKKDMTALDREKLIRKLEKEMKAAAAALEFETAARLRDQIMELRKEQKTG, via the coding sequence ATGAAGTTTGTGATCAAATCGGATATGAAGCCGCAGGGAGACCAGCCTCAGGCCATCGAGCAGCTGTCAGAAGGAATCCGGAAGGGAAAAAAGGATCAGACGCTGCTTGGCATTACCGGATCCGGAAAGACATTTACCATGGCCAATGTGATTGAAAGGGTTCAGAAACCCACCCTGGTACTGGCGCATAATAAAACCCTTGCAGCGCAGCTTTGCAATGAATTTCGTGAGATATTCCCTGACAACGCTGTGGAGTACTTTGTTTCCTATTATGATTACTACCAGCCGGAAGCATATGTTCCTTCCAGTGATACGTATATTGAAAAGGATGCCTCCATCAACGATGAAATTGATAAGCTTCGCCACTCTGCCACCTCTGCGCTGTTTGAGCGCAGGGATGTGATTGTCGTATCCAGCGTATCCTGCATCTATGGCCTGGGGAATCCCAAAGAATACAGGGATCTGACGTTATCTCTCCGGCCCGGTATGGTAAAGGACCGCAATGAGGTGCTGAAGAAGCTTGTGGACATTCAATATGAGCGGAATGATGTGAACTTTATCCGTGGTACTTTCCGGGTTCGCGGGGATGTTGTGGAGATCTTTCCGGCCAATTCCTCCGAGCGGGCCATACGGGTGGAGTTTTTTGGAGACGAGATCGATCGGATTACCGAAATCGATACTGTGACCGGAGAGATCCTGGGCTATCTGTCCCATGCCGCCATCTTTCCTGCTTCCCATTATGCATCTTCCCGGGAGCATATTGAGAACGCCATCGGCAGCATAGAAAAGGATCTGGAGGAACAGGTTGCACGGTTCAGGGAGCAGGACAAGCTGCTGGAAGCGCAGCGACTTCTGCAGAGAACGAATTTTGACATTGAGATGATGCGGGAAATCGGATACTGCAATGGCATAGAGAATTATTCCAGATATATGGACGGAAGAAGTCCGGGAGAGCCGCCCTATACGCTTCTGGACTACTTTCCAAAGGATTTCCTGCTCTTTGCGGACGAATCCCATGTGACTCTGCCGCAGGTTCGGGCCATGTACGCCGGCGACCGTTCCCGGAAGGAGACCCTTGTGGATTATGGATTCCGGCTGCCTGCGGCTTTTGACAACCGCCCGCTGAAATTTGAGGAGTTCTGCAGCAAGCTGAATCAGGCAATCTTTGTCAGTGCGACGCCGGGGCCTTATGAACTGCAAATGTCTTCCGGCGTGGTGGAACAGATTATCCGGCCTACCGGTCTGGTGGATCCGGAAGTGAGGGTCATGCCGGTGGAAGGACAGATCGACCATCTTCTGGGTGAGATCCGGAAAAGAGCGGAGCGGAAAGAAAGGGTCCTGATTACGACCCTGACCAAGAAAATGGCAGAAAGCCTGACAGACTTCCTGAAGGAAATGAATGTGAAGGTGAGATATCTGCATTCGGATGTGAAAACAATTGAAAGAATGGAGATCATCCGGGACCTTCGCAAGGGTGTGTTTGACGTTCTGGTGGGGATCAACCTACTTCGGGAAGGTTTGGATCTTCCGGAAGTATCACTGGTTGCGATACTGGACGCAGACAAGGAAGGTTTTCTGCGGTCCCAGACTTCCCTGATCCAGACCATAGGAAGAGCGGCACGGAATACAGCAGGTACCGTGATCATGTATGCCGACCGGATTACGGATTCCATGCGGTATGCCATTGATGAGACCAACCGCAGAAGAAAAATGCAGATGGATTACAACCGTCAGCACGGCATTACACCCAGGACCATTAAAAAATCCATCCATGATACGATTGAAGTGACAAAAGCGGCAGAAGCGCATTCCGCTTATGGGATAAAGAAGGATATGACCGCATTGGATCGGGAAAAGCTGATCCGGAAACTGGAAAAGGAAATGAAAGCTGCTGCCGCTGCCCTGGAGTTCGAAACCGCTGCCAGGCTGCGTGATCAGATCATGGAACTGAGAAAAGAACAGAAAACGGGGTAA